The Oncorhynchus gorbuscha isolate QuinsamMale2020 ecotype Even-year linkage group LG08, OgorEven_v1.0, whole genome shotgun sequence DNA window TACCGCATGTGTGTTAACTTTTAGTGCAAGTGTCAGGGCTCTTAACACAACTCCCTGGACAGAAAATACTATCATAAATAGGCGCTAAATGGGCTACATCAAACGTAGACAACTTACTCGGTTTCCACTGCTCTCTGGGTTCAACCACTTGGGAAGATAGTCTGCTGCTTCAATCAGAAGGAACTCCCCATCACTGTACTCTAACCTGCAAGTTAAAGTAAATATCACTGGGAAGTTGAAACTAACTGGAAGTAATACAGAGCTTTGCAGACCGTGTGCTCCACTCTACCTGGCAGCAAGTTCTGGGAAGGCTTGTGTGATCTGAAGCAGGAGGTATAAGATGAACCACTCATCCTCCACACTGTCCCCAAACACAGTGCTGCCTCCAAAGTGTGATTGATTGTACCCCTTGCAGGTACAATCAAGACATGATCACCATTCATTCAGTCAAAGCATCAAAATGATTTGTATAACAAATCCTTCAATCCTCAAAAAACATTTGTATCCAGGTCAGAACCAGTACTGTGCCTTTCTCAGTGTGGTACTTGAGGTTGAATGGCTGCTGTTGCCAGATATACTGCACAAGGAGAGGGGCAACCTTGGCCAAAGTCTCAGACGTAGATCATCAGACTGTGTGTCTAAGAGGTTAGGCTGAACCAAGAAGAGATAGTACTGGACCATGTCATCTAGCAAGGCTGTTCTCCTAAGTGGGTCCATAGTGGGGGTGGCTTGATGAACCTATGATATGAGCAGTAACAAGATAAGTTATGTTCCTTTGCTTTGTTATCAGCAGAGTCTGTTGTATGTCAGATCATACAACATCTCTATAATGATATTTGAATCATAACTGAATTATAGGGTACAAGCTCAGCTTCCAAACTGTTCAGACAGGCAGCTTGTCTTTTATCGATAAACTTATTGTGTAACTGCCATAGTTCACATGATATTTTGATCTATAAGTCTTCAATGATAGGCCTACTATTTTACACTGAACATTACATGACATTTCCAAACGAAGTCATGTCAATAAAATGAAGCTAGCATCCTAACTTGTCAGTGTCTTCACTAGCTAATCGCATGATCAATTAACGTTAACTTAGGTCACAGTTCTGAGAGAGGTCTTACCCTGCCTTGTTTATTATGTATATGTTTTAACGTTAATCTTCAAGAAGGAATCCCATAAAAATAAAATTAGTTGTCAAGTTCTGTCATTCTCATGCCGTTAGAGGAACTGTTTTTTCCCCTACCATTAATAGATCTCGGTTATAATACTACCGTTTTTGTAATTGGTTCCTATATGACACGCATTTATCCCAGAAATAATAATATACTTAGATGAAATTTTGCTTCAAATTTACGATACACAAACATATAATGAATCAATAGAAAAGTTGTACAATTTACATAAAATGTGGAATTACAATTGTTTTTAATTCTATACGTAGACAACGTTCCCAGGTGAGACGGACATAATTTTGTAGCGCAATAGGAATATCGCACAGAACACAGGGAGTTGTAGTCTTTTATATTTTTGCAAAAGGTCATTTTAGAGGAGATCAAAATACATTTCCCGTGAGGTATAGTGATAAGAAAGTTAGGTATCCATGACAGCCTTGTTATTGTTGTCGTGAGGGATGCTGTAGTTAATGGCTATATTGATTATTTTACTGGCGCTGCCTGAAACATAACCTATAATACCATAATACTTTTAGGCCGCGTTTTATTTGAAGTATTCCACTGCATTGTATATTAATAGGTCACTTCGTGCACAACTGCGCGGTTTGGTTCTCCCTCtcagttagctaacgttagcgaatCTAGTAGCTAGATTGCTAGCTAATGTTTGTTTAACGTTAGCAAGTTCGCTGCAATTAAGTTCCACATCAAAGACAacgaagctagctagctaggtaacttGCTAGGGTGTACAGGTGTTATTGAACCGCGGGCGGCTGAAAATGACAAACCTCTGCCAAAAGGACAAGTGGGGCCATGAATCAGAGGGAAGCACGGTGAGAGAGGACACTCGGGGGGGCATGAGGCGATAAAAACGGAGAAAAGGATGATTTCGCGATACACCAGGCGGCCGGTAACGCACAGTCTTGAGATGTAAGTAATAGTTGCTAGCTAGTGGACAAGTTTGTCATTCTTTGTTAACTGTAATTTCTGTCATTCGAGATTAAAATATGGTAACCTGATTGACTAAAGTTAGATTGTTGGTTAGCTAATTATCGGGTGACAACGTAAAGGATAATGTAGTGATCATGTGAGAGCCCATTTGTCAAACCAAGCCAAGGTCAGTTGCCTCCATTACACAAATGGATGCAATAGGATGATGTTGTTCAATGCTGTAACTGATGACGTAAGGGTCCCACTTCTACCTcatatttcactccttgtttgtTTGGGATCAATGTCTTTTTACAACAATAAATATCAACCCACCAAAGTATTACAatgaaagatatatatatatatatatatatcaatgctATTGCTTATTAATGTTTTATTCAGCTATATTTTCCCTTCTCTGCAGTCGTGGCTTATCCCGAAGCCACCTTGACCATCACCCTCTCCCAGAAGAGGTAGACGATGACTTCCtcccccagcacctcctccaTGACCTTCAGGAAGCTGTCTCAACTTACAACAGGTATGACCTGTTTTTCATGAATCAGACAGGTGAAACCATGTACACTTGTAGGGAGCAGCCATATTGCTTTCACAGATCCTGTTTAGATGTGTGAAGGAGACAAAATAGAGGGAGGTAGCCAGTTACATAATCTGAACAGCACAGTAATATACCTCACTGCTCTAAAATATTCTCTGGTACAGTtgacaacacacaacactgtaACGTACAGCAACATGTAAACaatgtctgtcctctgttgcagcTCAGAGACGACGTCTGCAGCCTCTAACCGGTCAGACTCTCCAACGGTCACCACTGGAAACACAACGCGGGCCTGGTCTGGGATCCACAGCTACACAGGGACAGGCATCTCTACAGAGAGGAGCTCTGTCTTCTCCTGGGGCTATGATGTGAGTCTCACCTCACCTTCTCAGCTGGCTGCCAGAATCTTTCAGTTCAAATGCCCTATGTTCTAAGTATTTTGAAGTGCATATATAGCGAGGCATAGCCATGCTGAATGCTACAACAGTCTTGTATGCAGATTACCATTAAATTAGAGTAAtcatgtttgtattgtaatgACTTAGTAATGAGGACAATCTGCTCTGTCTGCAGAGGTCATTTCCCTCATGGTTTCACTTCGTCGTGATGCTGAGCTTTCTAGAGCTTGTCttcagaaacaaaacaaaaaatatcTGATTGATTTACACAGCCATGTCCCCAGAAGGCCTCATAGAACTCATACCCCTACAGTCCTAAGTTACGAACTTAATATtgtacagtacacacaaacaCTCGCCTGTGCACGCACACAGTCTTTGAAATATACATGCAAATGGTACTACTTGCTCCAGCACAATCACTTACACGGTCACCTGGGAGCCATGTAGCGTGCTGTGAAATGAACAGCGCTCAGCGACATGCTGCTAATAATTGATAAGTAGCTTGAAAAGCAACAACCTTCTGTCAGTGTGCCTCTCGGTCGGggctcctctcactctctttttcccttccctctctccatccctcaggaGTTTGACAAGGCGGCTTCGCGACAGGTGCAGCAAATGTTTGAGGAGATTGATGAGGAGCTTTACGAGGGGCGGGGTGGGGCGCATCTACTGGGGCTGCAAGATGAGTGTCATCAGTGGGCATTCAGGTTCCCTCACTTACGGTGGGTCCTCACCCTACACCCCCTCATCTCACACATTACTGCCACTCTAGCCTGCCTCCTTCCACTCCTCACCTGTAAATGTATTGCTGAAGGTCATTTGGCTGCTGTATAGTGATACTTCTTAAAAAGAGCAGTCTAACTTAAAGATACCGAAGATAAATCTGATTTAGATTTGTTTGCAAACCCGAGAAGGAACTACTTACCACATAATAATCAGCCCAAAACCATTGGGCCCCTATACACAATGAGAGAATGTGTCCTAGACCATTGGCTCAGCATTACAAAATTAAATTGTTCATCAAATAAATTAATTTTCCTGTCGGTTGGATTCATTTAAGTTCTAATCACTGTTTCACCTCCTATCCACCCTACTATGTGAACCCACAGGATTCTGGGTAGTCAGCTGGTGTGTCCCAGTGACGAGGGCTTTCAGTGGTACGCAATCTCAGGGAAGGGGACCGGGACACCCGCCAGCACCACTGCAGCTGGACAGAAGGACAGCAGTAGTAGCAAGCCCCAGGATAAGGACAAGCCCGGCCCCAGCACAGAGTGAGCACTAGCTACTGATGCTGTTAACCCATCAATTATAGATTACCGTTGGCTTTATGGTTTTGTGACCTACATACTGTGTGGCTTGTCAAACAGCAAGTGAACTAAGTAACACAAGGCATACTGGCACTGGCTAGTCTAAAAAGTTTGGACTGATGCTGTTGAGAAACCGATGTCAGTGTGAACCATGTTGTTTGTGTGTCCAGTCTGTGTGTGCAGGGGAGAAGGGCTGTGCTGTCCAGGCCCTGTGTGGCAGTTGACCACCCCCCTGGTACTCCCAGTGGATCCAAAGGTCATGACAGGCCAAAGGTGATCGAGGCTGAAGGCCTGATGGAGGAGTACCTGGCCTTTGACAGCAGGGACCTGTGAGTCACCACCCAGCTCTCCTATTTAGGACGCTTTAAATGTAGGGGCATTTCAAATACTTTCAAGTATGGTGCACTTGATTGAGCTTGTAGCCTACTTTTAGGATTATCCCAAGGGTTCCATTGTCCCAAGTAACCTAAAACAAAGCTTAGTATTTGAAAGACTTTGACATTATTTTGAAAAAGGTTTGTTGTGTTGATGGTTTAATCTGTGGTTTGACTTTTACAGGGATGATGAGTGGGAGCAGGGGTGGGTGGGGGCTGGTCGGCGGAGGTACTGCCTGCCTCCTGTGTCTCCCTATCGCTGTCGCAGACAGGCGGCCCTGGACTTGCTCTTTGACGACGTGTGGCGAGAGCTGGTTGGCTGGATGGAGGAGCTGGTCCGCAGGCATTGGGAGGGCTATGTCTCAGGTAGGACTACAGGGCTATGTCTCAGGTAGGACCACAGGGCTATGTCTCAGGTAGGACCACAGAGAAAAATCTCAGGTAGGACCACAGAGAAAAATCTCAAGTAGGACCACAGGGCTATGTCTTATAGGCACTTTTGACTTGTCATTGACTTTTAAACCAACAAATCCATCATTGTCAAATTAACAGTATTCGGCCCCCTTCTTATTGGCAGATGATGAGAAGACTGCAGTGAACTTCAGCCCATTACCGTCTGATGTTGAGAATCCTTTCCTGCTTCTGTCCACACATCCCACCCTTCTCCCCAGGCTAGGCCAGATCAGGGTGCCCCAGCTAACAGGCAGCTTGCAACCCCAGGTCAGTGCCCTGAGAGGGGGTTGAAGAACCACCTTCTCAGAGAGTGGAACATCCTACTCCTAGGATGTAGGTTTTATGGCAATAAGAAATGTTAATAAGCACTGTGATTGAACTCCATAATAACCTTCAGATGTGTTTGAGAGTTTAGGACAAATTCGGCAAACTGAAAACAGTCACACTGATGCTGAATTGTTTTCCCCTGCTGTCCGTAGTTCTTCTCACTCTTGTTTTGAAGGCTATCAATTCATTAACTTTAATCCttttttctttccttccttctttttGTCCCCTACTCTGTCTTGTTCCTTGGTCTGTTTCACACCTTTCAAACCAACAACCTTGTATCTGTCCAcctcactctctccttttctctctctcatttggtcATCCGTTTTTCCCCCAAAGACCACAAAATCAAGGGTCTCAAAGCACAAGTCCAGACGGAAATCCAAAAAGCAGAAAAAGCCATCCACTGTATGTAACTCTCACCCAGAGCCAAAATGGCGCCGATCGACGCCATCCACAGCGGCATGTTATTATTCACTCCTAGACTGAATGTGCTTGTGCCTGTTGAATAACACAAACATACCACTTTGTCACTTTCATACTTCTTAACCAATTGTTGAGTATTTCTTTTACACACGTCTCTTATTTAGTTCAATAATGACCATTTTGGAATGCTTTTATTTACTTCCCGCTTTAATTTGCTATTTTGTCTAATCGTCTGTTTGGTCTCAAGTGGGTGGTGGTATGTCGTCTCCACTTGGTTGCATGTAGAAAATCCAAGttggagctgactgtggtgacgTGCAAGTGTCCGTAGGGATGATGTGGCTGTTTTTTTTTTAGGTGAATGACCACTTTTGCCTAGTCTAACTGTATCTTCTGCCTCGCTCCCTCCTACAGTCCAGTCGGGTACCAGTAGGGGCAGCGGTGACGCATCACAACCTCAACGACCTCATAATGATCCACGGCATCCCCCTGCAGCAGAGGAACCTGGGTGTGATGGAGAGAGCTCAGTATGGAGACTGATCATACTCATGATGTTACTATAACAATCTTTATTAGTAGAGTGTAGCATAAGGAGTTAACTGTAGCCGTGAACCACTCACCTTTTATCTCATTAAATAAGAGAGCAAGAGACTGTTATTAGCTATGGATATGTAGGTTTTTGCATATGTTACTTTGAGTTAAGGTTCACTGCTTCCTTCTCAGGGATCCTGAGGAGAGGGTGGTGGTGACCCATCGGCCAGGGTCCAGTGTGATTCCGTCCAGCAAGCCCCGTCCTCGCCGGGTGCTAGAGCAGagctcctcctccctgtcccgtCCGCCCCAGTCGGCGCTACGCCGTAACCCCCCCCCACGTACCCTTCTGCCCTTGGTTCCCTGCCTGACACAGTTCAGTGCCGCCGGCTCCATGGAGGAGGTCATCCGTGGGACACGCCTGTGAGTTAACTTAAACGGCGTTACCCATTCTCCATCTGGTCCCTGTCCTCTTCCATGTACACCGCCTCCCTCCTCACTCCCGTCTTATTTATTGCTCTGAAGCTGGAGAACCGTCTGTTCAGAGAGATTACTTTGAAAGCTGTTTGCTGTTTAACACTTGCCTTGTGGCATTCTGTTCAGCAGAAGGGAAGTGGAAGAGATGTGAGAAGTTGTGTGTGATTAAGTACCAACGGGTGAACTTTTAATGAACCCTGAGTTAAAGAAGATCTGTGTGAAGCATACAGTATTAATTTACCCTCATGTGGAATGATTTCAGTTTGCTCCATGTTAAAGAGACTTGTGTAACTTTATGGAAAGTGTGGAAAGTGAACAGGGCTGTTACTCTCCAGACCCACAGCCAGTGACCGCCTGGCCTCGCCTCTGATACCTCTGAGCAGGAACACACTCCTTCCCCCCATCGGGACAGAAGAAGCTGAACCCACGCACTCTGGACAGCACTTCAGACCTACTCAGGTATTGGACGAGTAGAACTCTGCATAATAGTTGTACATCTTGCACTGACTTGACAACACTTAAATCTATCACCTGCTAATAACACAACActattttattttgtgtgtgtagcGGCATAGAGGCTTGTCCAGTCGTGCCCATAGTGCTGTTACAGATGAAGCTGGTTGTTTGCTTCCTCGGGATCGGCTTCATCAATTGGATGTATTCTCCCGTCCCAACACCACCCACACCTACAGGGTATGGCTATAGTCACACACGGTAAAAGTTATTATACCACTACAGAACGATTTAGGCATAGTTTGTAGGTTTGTATTGTAATGGACAAATATGGAATATGTTTGCCTACGTTCCAGTCCGTGAGATTTAACTCTGGGTTCTGTTGCAGTCAGACACCCCTTACCGCCGCTCCTTCACGGTGCTGGACAACATTGGACAGGGGCGTCCTGGCAGAGAATCTTTGGGTACAGGTGGGCACCTCGTTTTACATTGAATACTGTACACAATTTCTACGCATTAATTTTTGTGGCTGACTCATTGAGTCTCTGTCTGGGACACTGGCAGACTCTTTGGGCATTGGAGTGATGGGCATCAGTCTGGGCATCAGTCTGGGTATCAGCAGTTCCTCCTTCCTGGACTCCTTCATCCACCACCCTCTGGGCCACTCCCCCATCAAGGATGAGGAGGAGCCTGACACACAAGCCCCTCCCCCAGGTCAGTAGGAGCCATCTGTGGTCCTCATTTATAAAACATGTCGCTGGGTTGCGGTCTAATTATGTTTGAGAGAATTTGGTTGTAGCCTCTGGTTATCTAATGAGAAAAATCATTATTTTCAGACAGATGATTTGAATATTAACTATCAATGCTCATTAACACTCATCTATGTCCTGCCCTCCTCAGCTGTACTGGTGCCTGTGTCAGTCCCAGCACGCTCCTACAGCCGGGGGGGCTTCACATCCCGCAGTAGCAGACCTGGGTTGTAAGTCCCTTCAACCGGTTGTCactagttaacacagccacaaagtcttaATTATCATTAAACCCCAcccatttctacaatttatcttcttaaaatatgattttaaacctaaccacactgctaaccgtaTGCCTAACTTTAGAGTGATAAATAAAAAGCTATACATTTTTTGCTAATTTTGACTTTGGCTGTGGAATTTGGCTTTGGCACACACCTCAGCACGGCAGGATGCAAGGCCCTGCTGCCACTCCCAACGGGGCCTTCAACAACACTTTATACAACAAGGAACATTTCTACATTGTACTGTTAGGTGATTTTATTTGATGCTTTTTTTGTTTTTCTAGAGCCCTATTTTTGTATGTTGGAACTCTGCTTACCTGGCTGCCAAAGACAGTAACCCGTCTCATTAAACCTATCTGTATGTATGTTGGTATGTATATTGTTTATGTTCTCTGATCTCTATACTCTTAAATTCTTCTATGCAGGGAATGAGTCGTTCTATGAAAATGGTGGCTTTTTGACCAGCCAATAAAAAGTTTTTACAAATTAGTCATAATAGTTAATGCCGTAACAATGTTAAAATTACAGCATATTATTTTTTTGTATATTACATTAAAATGCTTGTGTTGCCTTTATCACCGGTGTTCCCTATATTTGAATGACAATTAAGGCTTTCCAGAATGTAATTTGAGTATTTACTTTACATATATAATCCAAGACGAAAAAGGTTAATGATAATTTATATATTATTTAAACAAAACATATTCTTCTATAACACCAGTGACAAACCTTCAGACTGTTCTAATAAAAACAGCAGGAACATTAACCAGGAAAAGAATCTGCAGAAAATATAGAATATCTAAGATGGTGGCCACAGTAGCTCAAACCACACTTCTTAAATTGTGAATAAATTACTTAATCATGTGATTTGATCAATTATTTTAAACAAATTTCATTTTCCCCAAACTGTAACACCAGCCACTGATCTTAAAGCGTCGCATGAAATTACCAAATTAATCATAATTGCTAACATGAAGAGACTGcagactagaggtcgacagattaatcggaatggccaattaattagagACGATTTCCAGTTTTcataatcggaaatcggtatttttggatgccgattttttttttgtaactttttttttttacacctttatttaactaggcaagtcagttaagaacattcttattttcaatgacggccaaggagcagtgggtttactgccttgttcaggggcagaactacagatttttaccttatcagctctgggattcaatcttgcaaccttacggttaactagtccaacgctctaaccacctgcctctcattgcacttcacgaggagcctgcctgttacgtgaatgcagtagaagccaaggtaagatgctagctagcattaaacttatcttataaaaaacaatcataatcactagttataactacacatggttgatgatattactcgtttaataataataataataatatatgccatttagcagacgcttttatccaaagcgacttacagtcatgtgcatacattctatgtatgggtggtcccggggatcgaacccactaccctggcattacaagcgccatgctataCCAACTGCGCTACAGAAAGACCACCAGTGTCCTagtgtgtcctgcattgcatataatcgatgcaacgctgggtGATGATTTagcaaaagcgcatttgcgaacaAAAGCAATATCTTTGCACGACTACCtgaccataaacaccaatgcctttcttaaaatcaataaacaaaagtatatatttttaaacctgcatatttagctaaaagaaatccaggttaggcaatattaaccaggtgaaatggTGTCACTTCTCTAGCGTTCATTGCACAGAGtcggtatatgcaacagtttgggtcgCCTGCTCTCATTGCGAACAAAgttgccagaattgtacgtaattatgacataacattgaaggttgtacaatgtaacaagaatatttagacttatggatgccacccgttagatgaaataccgaacggttccgtatttcactgaaataataaacgttttgttttcgacatgatagtttccggattcgaccatattaatgaccaaaggctcgtatttctgtgtgttatgttataattaagtctatgatttgatatttgatagagcagtctgactgagcgatggtaggcagcagcaggcacgtaagcattcattcaaacagcactttcgtgcattttgccagcagctcttcgcaagcacagcgctgtttatgacttcaagtctatcagcctaatggctggtgtaaccgatgtgaaatggctagctagttagtggggtgcgcgctaatagcgtttcaaacgtcaatCGCTCTGAGACTTTGAGTAGTTAtgccccttgctctgcatgggccaCGGCTCCACCGATGGGTAACACTGCTTTgagtgtggctgttgttgatgtgctcctggttcgagcccaggtaggggcgagaagagggacggaagctatactgttacactggcaatactaaagtgcctataagaacatccaatagtcaaaggtatatgaaatacaaatggtatagagagaaatagtcctataaataccttatgaactacaacctaaaacctcttaaccttggaatattgaagtctcatgttaaaaggaaccaccaactttcatatgttctcatgttctgagcaaggaagtaaaacgttagcttttttacatggcacatattgtacttttacttctccaacactttgtttttgcattatttaaaccaaattgaacatgtttcattatttatttgagactaaatggatttttattgatgtattatattaagttaaaataagtgttcattcagtattgttgtaattgtcattattacaaataaataaatacaatcgTCCAATTAATCgttatcagctttttttggtcatCCAATAATCGGTGTCGGCATTGCAAAATAATAAtcgggtccttctgtagctcagttggtagagcatggcgcttgtaacgccagggtagtgggttcgattcccgggaccacccatacatagaatgtatgcacacatgactgtaagtcgctttggataaaagcgtctgctaaatggcatatattattattatattatattactctaCTGCAGACTCACCATGTGCTTTTCAAAACAGCTCCAATGA harbors:
- the LOC124041210 gene encoding protein FAM149B1-like isoform X5 translates to MISRYTRRPVTHSLEIRGLSRSHLDHHPLPEEVDDDFLPQHLLHDLQEAVSTYNSSETTSAASNRSDSPTVTTGNTTRAWSGIHSYTGTGISTERSSVFSWGYDEFDKAASRQVQQMFEEIDEELYEGRGGAHLLGLQDECHQWAFRFPHLRILGSQLVCPSDEGFQWYAISGKGTGTPASTTAAGQKDSSSSKPQDKDKPGPSTDLCVQGRRAVLSRPCVAVDHPPGTPSGSKGHDRPKVIEAEGLMEEYLAFDSRDLDDEWEQGWVGAGRRRYCLPPVSPYRCRRQAALDLLFDDVWRELVGWMEELVRRHWEGYVSDDEKTAVNFSPLPSDVENPFLLLSTHPTLLPRLGQIRVPQLTGSLQPQSSRVPVGAAVTHHNLNDLIMIHGIPLQQRNLGVMERAQDPEERVVVTHRPGSSVIPSSKPRPRRVLEQSSSSLSRPPQSALRRNPPPRTLLPLVPCLTQFSAAGSMEEVIRGTRLPTASDRLASPLIPLSRNTLLPPIGTEEAEPTHSGQHFRPTQRHRGLSSRAHSAVTDEAGCLLPRDRLHQLDVFSRPNTTHTYRSDTPYRRSFTVLDNIGQGRPGRESLGTDSLGIGVMGISLGISLGISSSSFLDSFIHHPLGHSPIKDEEEPDTQAPPPAVLVPVSVPARSYSRGGFTSRSSRPGL
- the LOC124041210 gene encoding protein FAM149B1-like isoform X4, with translation MISRYTRRPVTHSLEIRGLSRSHLDHHPLPEEVDDDFLPQHLLHDLQEAVSTYNSSETTSAASNRSDSPTVTTGNTTRAWSGIHSYTGTGISTERSSVFSWGYDEFDKAASRQVQQMFEEIDEELYEGRGGAHLLGLQDECHQWAFRFPHLRILGSQLVCPSDEGFQWYAISGKGTGTPASTTAAGQKDSSSSKPQDKDKPGPSTDLCVQGRRAVLSRPCVAVDHPPGTPSGSKGHDRPKVIEAEGLMEEYLAFDSRDLDDEWEQGWVGAGRRRYCLPPVSPYRCRRQAALDLLFDDVWRELVGWMEELVRRHWEGYVSDDEKTAVNFSPLPSDVENPFLLLSTHPTLLPRLGQIRVPQLTGSLQPQSSRVPVGAAVTHHNLNDLIMIHGIPLQQRNLGVMERAQDPEERVVVTHRPGSSVIPSSKPRPRRVLEQSSSSLSRPPQSALRRNPPPRTLLPLVPCLTQFSAAGSMEEVIRGTRLPTASDRLASPLIPLSRNTLLPPIGTEEAEPTHSGQHFRPTQRHRGLSSRAHSAVTDEAGCLLPRDRLHQLDVFSRPNTTHTYRSDTPYRRSFTVLDNIGQGRPGRESLGTDSLGIGVMGISLGISLGISSSSFLDSFIHHPLGHSPIKDEEEPDTQAPPPAVLVPVSVPARSYSRGGFTSRSSRPGLALFLYVGTLLTWLPKTVTRLIKPICMYVGMYIVYVL
- the LOC124041210 gene encoding protein FAM149B1-like isoform X2; this translates as MISRYTRRPVTHSLEIRGLSRSHLDHHPLPEEVDDDFLPQHLLHDLQEAVSTYNSSETTSAASNRSDSPTVTTGNTTRAWSGIHSYTGTGISTERSSVFSWGYDEFDKAASRQVQQMFEEIDEELYEGRGGAHLLGLQDECHQWAFRFPHLRILGSQLVCPSDEGFQWYAISGKGTGTPASTTAAGQKDSSSSKPQDKDKPGPSTDLCVQGRRAVLSRPCVAVDHPPGTPSGSKGHDRPKVIEAEGLMEEYLAFDSRDLDDEWEQGWVGAGRRRYCLPPVSPYRCRRQAALDLLFDDVWRELVGWMEELVRRHWEGYVSDDEKTAVNFSPLPSDVENPFLLLSTHPTLLPRLGQIRVPQLTGSLQPQTTKSRVSKHKSRRKSKKQKKPSTSSRVPVGAAVTHHNLNDLIMIHGIPLQQRNLGVMERAQDPEERVVVTHRPGSSVIPSSKPRPRRVLEQSSSSLSRPPQSALRRNPPPRTLLPLVPCLTQFSAAGSMEEVIRGTRLPTASDRLASPLIPLSRNTLLPPIGTEEAEPTHSGQHFRPTQRHRGLSSRAHSAVTDEAGCLLPRDRLHQLDVFSRPNTTHTYRSDTPYRRSFTVLDNIGQGRPGRESLGTDSLGIGVMGISLGISLGISSSSFLDSFIHHPLGHSPIKDEEEPDTQAPPPAVLVPVSVPARSYSRGGFTSRSSRPGLALFLYVGTLLTWLPKTVTRLIKPICMYVGMYIVYVL
- the LOC124041210 gene encoding protein FAM149B1-like isoform X1, with product MISRYTRRPVTHSLEIRGLSRSHLDHHPLPEEVDDDFLPQHLLHDLQEAVSTYNSSETTSAASNRSDSPTVTTGNTTRAWSGIHSYTGTGISTERSSVFSWGYDEFDKAASRQVQQMFEEIDEELYEGRGGAHLLGLQDECHQWAFRFPHLRILGSQLVCPSDEGFQWYAISGKGTGTPASTTAAGQKDSSSSKPQDKDKPGPSTDLCVQGRRAVLSRPCVAVDHPPGTPSGSKGHDRPKVIEAEGLMEEYLAFDSRDLDDEWEQGWVGAGRRRYCLPPVSPYRCRRQAALDLLFDDVWRELVGWMEELVRRHWEGYVSDDEKTAVNFSPLPSDVENPFLLLSTHPTLLPRLGQIRVPQLTGSLQPQTTKSRVSKHKSRRKSKKQKKPSTVCNSHPEPKWRRSTPSTASSRVPVGAAVTHHNLNDLIMIHGIPLQQRNLGVMERAQDPEERVVVTHRPGSSVIPSSKPRPRRVLEQSSSSLSRPPQSALRRNPPPRTLLPLVPCLTQFSAAGSMEEVIRGTRLPTASDRLASPLIPLSRNTLLPPIGTEEAEPTHSGQHFRPTQRHRGLSSRAHSAVTDEAGCLLPRDRLHQLDVFSRPNTTHTYRSDTPYRRSFTVLDNIGQGRPGRESLGTDSLGIGVMGISLGISLGISSSSFLDSFIHHPLGHSPIKDEEEPDTQAPPPAVLVPVSVPARSYSRGGFTSRSSRPGLALFLYVGTLLTWLPKTVTRLIKPICMYVGMYIVYVL
- the LOC124041210 gene encoding protein FAM149B1-like isoform X3 yields the protein MISRYTRRPVTHSLEIRGLSRSHLDHHPLPEEVDDDFLPQHLLHDLQEAVSTYNSSETTSAASNRSDSPTVTTGNTTRAWSGIHSYTGTGISTERSSVFSWGYDEFDKAASRQVQQMFEEIDEELYEGRGGAHLLGLQDECHQWAFRFPHLRILGSQLVCPSDEGFQWYAISGKGTGTPASTTAAGQKDSSSSKPQDKDKPGPSTDLCVQGRRAVLSRPCVAVDHPPGTPSGSKGHDRPKVIEAEGLMEEYLAFDSRDLDDEWEQGWVGAGRRRYCLPPVSPYRCRRQAALDLLFDDVWRELVGWMEELVRRHWEGYVSDDEKTAVNFSPLPSDVENPFLLLSTHPTLLPRLGQIRVPQLTGSLQPQTTKSRVSKHKSRRKSKKQKKPSTVCNSHPEPKWRRSTPSTASSRVPVGAAVTHHNLNDLIMIHGIPLQQRNLGVMERAQDPEERVVVTHRPGSSVIPSSKPRPRRVLEQSSSSLSRPPQSALRRNPPPRTLLPLVPCLTQFSAAGSMEEVIRGTRLPTASDRLASPLIPLSRNTLLPPIGTEEAEPTHSGQHFRPTQRHRGLSSRAHSAVTDEAGCLLPRDRLHQLDVFSRPNTTHTYRSDTPYRRSFTVLDNIGQGRPGRESLGTDSLGIGVMGISLGISLGISSSSFLDSFIHHPLGHSPIKDEEEPDTQAPPPAVLVPVSVPARSYSRGGFTSRSSRPGL